In the Telopea speciosissima isolate NSW1024214 ecotype Mountain lineage chromosome 2, Tspe_v1, whole genome shotgun sequence genome, one interval contains:
- the LOC122652423 gene encoding aquaporin TIP4-1-like: protein MGKIALGNGQEATQPDCLKALVAEFICTFLFVFAGVGAAMTAGKMLGDSLVGLFVVAVAHALIVAVMISAGFNTSGGHLNPAVTLGLAVGGHITIFRSVLYWMDQLLASCLACILLKYLTEGQEVPAHTLASGMGVLQGVIMEIVLTFSLLFTVYATIVDPKKGSLDGFGPLLTGLVVGANILAGGPYSGASMNPARSFGPALVSGVWTDHWVYWVGPLIGGGLAGLVYENFFIVRSHAPLPRGEETF, encoded by the exons ATGGGGAAGATCGCGTTAGGCAATGGTCAAGAGGCAACCCAGCCTGACTGCCTCAAGGCACTGGTTGCCGAATTCATCTGCACTTTCCTCTTTGTCTTTGCCGGCGTCGGTGCCGCCATGACTGccg GTAAGATGCTTGGAGATTCCCTGGTTGGTCTGTTTGTGGTTGCGGTGGCCCATGCACTGATCGTGGCTGTCATGATTTCCGCCGGATTCAACACCTCCGGTGGCCACCTCAATCCCGCTGTCACTTTGGGACTCGCCGTCGGGGGTCACATCACCATCTTTAGATCTGTCCTCTACTGGATGGATCAATTACTAGCTTCTTGCCTTGCTTGCATTCTCCTTAAATACCTCACCGAAGGACAG GAGGTACCAGCTCACACACTTGCCAGTGGGATGGGAGTCTTACAAGGAGTGATTATGGAAATAGTTCTCACCTTCTCCTTGCTTTTCACAGTCTATGCGACCATTGTTGATCCCAAAAAGGGGTCTCTGGATGGGTTTGGTCCACTGCTAACTGGATTGGTGGTGGGTGCTAACATATTGGCTGGTGGGCCTTACTCTGGTGCTTCTATGAACCCGGCCAGATCCTTTGGACCGGCCTTGGTCAGCGGTGTTTGGACCGATCATTGGGTCTACTGGGTTGGACCGCTTATTGGTGGTGGACTTGCTGGTCTTGTGTACGAGAACTTCTTCATCGTCAGATCTCATGCTCCTCTCCCTAGAGGCGAAGAAACTTTCTAG